The Streptobacillus ratti genome includes a region encoding these proteins:
- a CDS encoding restriction endonuclease, whose product MKNRLSIELLKEEAKNFCEKQSKINHKLLIGITDGKAVGTYVEHLFKDELNKKYNLEMGNSSKGIDFPEENINTDIKVTSIKQPQSSCPFRSARQKIFGLGYNLLIFVYEKIDIENTCKLNFLFCSFIEKDKTSDYTITKRLIEMKKDGANKEDIIGYLYDKNIPGDETIYNDLATEILSSHLQQGYLTISNALQWRLQYGRVIQLDNKIKGITNYVWKD is encoded by the coding sequence ATGAAAAATAGATTGAGTATTGAATTATTAAAAGAGGAAGCTAAAAATTTTTGTGAGAAACAATCAAAAATAAACCATAAATTATTAATAGGTATTACTGATGGAAAAGCAGTAGGAACTTATGTAGAACATTTATTTAAAGATGAATTAAATAAAAAATATAACTTAGAAATGGGAAATAGTTCAAAAGGCATTGATTTTCCAGAAGAAAATATAAATACAGATATAAAAGTAACATCTATAAAACAACCTCAAAGTTCTTGTCCTTTCAGAAGTGCAAGACAAAAGATATTTGGATTAGGATACAACTTATTAATCTTTGTTTATGAAAAAATTGATATTGAAAACACATGTAAATTAAATTTTTTATTCTGTTCATTTATTGAAAAAGATAAAACTTCCGATTATACTATAACTAAACGTTTAATAGAAATGAAAAAAGATGGAGCAAACAAGGAAGATATAATAGGATATTTATATGATAAAAATATTCCAGGAGATGAAACTATATATAATGATTTAGCTACAGAAATATTATCATCTCATTTACAACAAGGATATTTAACAATTTCAAACGCTCTGCAATGGAGACTTCAATACGGAAGAGTAATACAACTAGATAATAAAATTAAAGGAATTACTAATTATGTATGGAAAGATTAA